A window of the Gossypium hirsutum isolate 1008001.06 chromosome A05, Gossypium_hirsutum_v2.1, whole genome shotgun sequence genome harbors these coding sequences:
- the LOC107958208 gene encoding protein FREE1, translated as MQQGDYSSYYQYPYLSNPNSNPNPNPNPNPNPVPSEFHQAPYASAPPFSSGYASSDYSVYPPNYPPYSQNLDAAPPTASAYTPPPSATTTPPAPAIAPQSSFNQQPMAPPSATAAPSFPPYDSHVPYQPPASQPPYFQQYDQHQTASSYGPAPPNPNPNPTPNPSYYSNPYGQVGSSVSAVHPAYENAYDNSMKFDHGGGSYFDDKYGGGYNLNRSDLGSDLYGKRSDSYSRYGDDGGYGDGVYAYEGGKAEPYGARGTAPKSSTWVQFDDYGRSINIPSGKDSSGGSGSAAGKILRAVPKDDTQQDVKSGVQKFRVKLLSESGAHGPMDVLCQIGLDGIRMLEPSSSRILRIYPLENITRCEVLDSSTFAFWSKSSVDIEPRRIRLQSNSYTTNTLLDIVTAATVQIKEMGWKSRPPESAKAAEQPAEKKRGFVDWMNIIKPGAEEKDHWVPDEAVSKCTACATDFGAFVRKHHCRNCGDIFCDKCTHGRIALTADESAPQVRVCDRCMAEVTQRLNNAKEIASKPTVLQSHEDLARKLQEEMGRSRRASSGSMSDGSGRRMKEVACPTCTVHLQVQVPSSGSETIECGVCQHPFLVSAH; from the exons ATGCAACAAGGAGATTACAGCTCCTATTATCAATATCCTTACCTTTCAAACCCCAACTCCAACCccaaccctaaccctaaccccaACCCCAATCCAGTACCCTCCGAATTTCACCAAGCACCTTACGCATCTGCACCACCTTTTAGCTCCGGTTATGCCTCCTCTGATTACTCCGTTTATCCCCCAAATTACCCTCCGTATTCCCAAAATCTTGATGCTGCCCCTCCCACTGCTTCCGCTTATACTCCTCCGCCCTCAGCCACAACCACTCCACCGGCTCCGGCCATAGCTCCACAATCGTCTTTCAATCAACAACCCATGGCGCCACCCTCGGCGACCGCGGCTCCTTCTTTTCCGCCATATGATTCACATGTTCCCTATCAGCCTCCGGCCTCCCAGCCTCCTTATTTCCAGCAGTATGATCAGCATCAGACGGCTTCCAGCTACGGTCCTGCTCCTCCAAACCCCAACCCTAACCCCACGCCTAATCCGTCTTACTATTCAAATCCGTACGGCCAAGTTGGATCGTCGGTATCAGCTGTCCATCCTGCTTATGAAAACGCTTACGACAATTCCATGAAATTCGATCACGGCGGTGGCAGTTATTTCGACGATAAATACGGAGGAGGATATAATCTCAACAGATCCGATTTAGGATCCGATCTCTATGGAAAGCGATCGGATAGCTATTCACGATACGGTGATGATGGTGGGTATGGTGACGGGGTTTATGCTTATGAAGGAGGAAAGGCGGAGCCTTATGGGGCACGTGGTACAGCCCCAAAATCGTCGACTTGGGTTCAATTCGATGATTATGGGCGATCTATTAATATCCCTTCTGGGAAGGACTCGTCTGGTGGGTCAGGTTCAGCCGCTGGTAAGATTTTGAGGGCGGTGCCGAAGGATGACACCCAGCAAGATGTAAAGAGCGGTGTCCAGAAATTTCGTGTTAAGTTGTTGTCTGAAAGTGGAGCACACGGGCCCATGGACGTACTTTGCCAG ATTGGTTTAGATGGTATTCGTATGCTTGAGCCTAGCAGCAGTCGAATATTGAGAATATATCCTCTTGAGAACATCACAAGATGTGAA GTGTTGGACTCATCCACCTTTGCATTCTGGTCCAAAAGCTCTGTTGACATTGAACCAAGACGGATCAGGTTGCAGTCAAACAGTTACACTACCAATACCCTTCTGGATATTGTAACAGCTGCAACTGTACAG ATCAAGGAGATGGGTTGGAAAAGTCGGCCTCCTGAATCTGCCAAGGCTGCTGAACAACCTGCAGAAAAGAAGAGAGGATTTGTTGATTGGATGAACATTATAAAACCTGGTGCTGAGGAGAAAGATCACTGG GTGCCTGATGAAGCTGTTTCAAAATGCACTGCTTGTGCAACAGATTTTGGGGCTTTTGTGCGGAAG CACCACTGCAGGAACTGCGGGGATATTTTCTGTGACAAATGTACCCATGGTAGAATTGCTCTAACTGCTGATGAGAGTGCTCCACAAGTTAGGGTTTGTGACCGATGCATG GCTGAAGTGACTCAGAGGCTGAATAATGCTAAGGAAATAGCAAGTAAACCTACTGTATTGCAGAGCCACGAGGATCTTGCTAGGAAGCTTCAG GAAGAGATGGGGAGAAGTCGCAGAGCATCATCAG GCTCCATGTCTGATGGCTCTGGTAGGCGGATGAAGGAAGTTGCCTGTCCTACATGCACAGTTCATTTGCAG GTTCAAGTTCCAAGCTCAGGTTCTGAGACCATTGAATGTGGGGTGTGCCAGCATCCTTTTCTCGTTAGTGCCCATTGA